The nucleotide window GGCCAAGTTCAATTCCATCGCCGGTTGCCCCTGCAACATTGGTAGTTTTAATGCCTTCTGGAATCGCTGGCCAGTAGGTATTGTACTCTTTTACCATTTCCCCATTGGCGCCAAAGCCGCCGGTTGCCAGAATTACATTTTTCGCATGAATGGTTAAAGTGGATCCATCCTCTTTGCGGCAGATCACTCCGGTTACCGCATCTCCATCCAGAATCAGATCGGTGGCACGGGTGGCCAGATAAATCTTTCCGTTATGCGCTTCGATATACTGCTGCGCAGAAGTGAAAACGCCTTCCTTACTTTCGAAATTGTGTCCTCTTAACCACAGAGATCCTACCGGGCTGGATAGTTCGTCACTGAGCGCCACTCCGACGGTATCCCCCAGCCAATGGAAGGTTTCCAATGATTTTTCACATAAGAGCTGAACGAGATCAAAATCACCGCTGATTTCTCCGCCGCTGAGATCGGTTCTTTTTCCAGCCTGGTAAGTTTGAATGATATGCCATTCTGTCGAGTCAAATTCCTTGCTTGTATCCCCTTTAAGATATTCGCTAATCTGAGATTTTAAGGTTTTCAGCGTTTCCGCATAATCCCCGAACTCACTTTCATCATAGTCAAGCACAGCCTTCAAGGTTTCAACCTGACCATTGAGCGCATCCAGCTGATTTTCTAATTCCGGATCCGCGGCATTCATCGCAAAGCCGCTGGCCAGCGTGTTGCCGCCCAAAGCGGATGTTTTTTCAACAAGAATGACGCTGGCGCCCTGTTCCGCCGCACTGCTCGCTGCCGCAATGCCGGCTCCACCGCCGCCAACAACGACCACATCGACAGTTTCTTCGGTATCTTCACCGGCTGCAGCTGTCAAATGAATTTCTTTCAGCGCTTCCACATCGGCACCTGCGGAAGTCAGTGCGGACGAGGCCGCTGCCAGAATCGCTTCACTGGTTATCGTGCAGCCGGAAACCGCGTCAATTCCCAATCCCTGGGCTTCCACAATCGCACTGGGAATCTTTTCAATGGCTGGATCGGCAATGCCTTCTGTTTCCTGATGCGAGGTCACCGTGACTGATTCAATCTTATCCGCAGATAAAACAACTTCGACCGTCAGTTCACCATTTCGTCCCTCTGCCGCTGCGCTGTACGTTCCAGTTTTGAACGCTGATGTTTTCTTTTCCTGCGTTGTGCATCCCCCCAGAAGCAGCATCGCAGACAAGAACAAAACCGCTAGTTTCTTCACATTTATTTCCTCCTTGTGACTTTCCTATCATAACCCCTACAACGTTTGTAAGGTCAACCCCGTTTAATGACCGGAAGATAAAAACGATGAAAGCGGTGATGTTCCTTATCCTTGTCCACACAGTTCCCCAACGTGTAACCCCAACAATCGCCATTCACTTCATAACCCTGTTGGCAAACATACTCCAAAGCCCAATGAAAATGCGCCAGATTCAGCCGGTCCTCCCCAATGGTTTCGATCAGAAACGAATAGGCCAAACAAGAGGGATGATTCTCATAATTCTCAAACCAGGTTAACTGAAATTCCTGAAAATCGTTTAGCGTGATCCCAAAACCAAATTCGATTTGACTATTTTCATTCGTCCAGTCCTGTTTGCGGACGACCGGGGAAATAAAGGATATCGGAAGCAGATCTGTAAACTGGCGGTTTTTCTCACCGGCAATTTCACTCATGATGCGGGTTTTGGAAAACAGTGAGAACCGAACAATCGCCGGGCTGGTTGTCAGCTCAATTTCATGAAGGTTTGCTTTAACGTTTTCCAGTTCCCGCCGGCAGTCAATCATACTTTGCAGGATCGCCTGCTGCTTTTTCAGGTTCCACTCGAAATCCTCAATTTTCTGCGAGAGCGTTTCTTCCAGCGTTTCCAATGAACCTTCATAGATCAGCGTCTTGATCTGTTCCAGCGGAATATCCATGTTTTTATACCGCAGAATTCCGGTCAGAATCTCCACATCCTGCTGGGCATATTCGCGGTATCCACTTTCATTGCGCACTGGATGGATCAACCCCAGCCGTTCGTAATGCCGAAGCAGTTCATTGCTGACATTCATGGCGTTAGCGGTTTCTTTAATTTTACTCTTCATTGTTTTCTCCTTCATCTCCGTGAGCTTCATCTGCACCTTTCCGCTCCTTGATTGGCTTGTATTTCAAAAACGCCGTATTGAATAAAAACCGTAAGGTTTTCTTAATTGGCTTAAGATCCCTTACGGTTCATCAAACATCAGTTTTCGTCAGCGAACGATGCTGCCCACCGGTAAAGCTTCAACGGAAAGCACTTCGATCTGATCATCGCCCATACCGGCTAAAATCATACCCTGTGATTCAACCCCGCGCAGTTTCGCCGGCGCCAGGTTGGTAATGACCACAACCTTCTTGCCAACCATCTGTTCCGGCTTGTAGCTGCCCGCGATGCCGCTGACAATCTGCCGCGGTTTCTCCTCACCGATATCAATCTGAGAGACCAGCAGCTTATCGGCTTTCGGATGCTTTTCGCAGGCCAAGACCTGCCCGACCTTCATTTCAATCTTCGCAAAGTCGTCGATCGTGATCTGCGGCTTCGCTGGTTGGACCGGCTTGGCCGTTGCTTTCTTCGGCTGATCGGCTTCAATTTTTTCCAGCATTTCTTTTTCATCAATCCGCGCGAACAGAATCTGCGGTTTCGGCGTAACGTGAATGCCGTCTTCCAGCTGGCCGAAAGTCAGTACGGAAGCATAGCTGCGCTGTTGGGTCTGGAGCTGATCCAGAATCGCCTTTGATGTTTCAGGCAGATAGCTTTCAAGCAGAATTGCCGCAATCCGAATGCATTCCAGCAAGTTATACAGCACCGTGGCCAGGCGGTCTTTTTTCGTTTCATCCTTGCCCAGCGCCCATGGCATGGTTTCATCAATGTATTTGTTGCTTCGGCGCAAGAGTGCGAAAATTTCATCCATAGCATCCGCCACCCGCAGCTCATCCATCTTTTTCTGAACATTGGCCGGCGTCGCTTTCGCCAGAGCGATCAATTCCTCATCAATCGGGTCGCTGATCTGCGTCTTACGCACCAACCCGCCGAAGTATTTGTTGGTCATCGACAGCGTGCGGTTGACCAGGTTGCCGAGGATATTGGCCAGATCCGAATTAATCCGTTCAATCATCAGTTCATAGGTCACTGTGCCATCCTGGGCAAACGGCATTTCGTGAAGCATGATGTAACGTACTGCATCTACGCCGAAGTAGCGGACTAAATCATCCGCATAGATGACGTTGCCCTTGGACTTGGACATTTTGCCTTCTCCCACCAACAGCCATGGATGACCGAACACCTGCTTCGGCAGCGGCAGATCCAGCGCCATCAACATAATCGGCCAGTAGATTGTATGGAAGCGCAGAATATCCTTGCCGATCAGATGAACATCAGCCGGCCAGTAACGCTTGAACTTTTCTCCATGATTGCCGTCGCAGTCAAAGCCTAAACCCGTGATGTAGTTGGTCAGCGCGTCAATCCAGACATACACGACATGCTTCGGATCAAAATCCACAGGCACACCCCAGGTAAACGAAGTCCGGGATACACACAGATCCTGCAGTCCCGGTTTAATGAAGTTGTTGATCATCTCATTTTTACGGGATTCCGGCTGAATGAACTGTGGATTTTCCTCAATGTGCTTTAACAGCCGATCGGCATACTTGCTCATGCGGAAGAAATAGGCTTCTTCCTTCGCTTTTTCGACCGGTGCGCCGCAATCAGGGCATTTTCCGTCCACAATCTGGCTTTCGGTAAAGAAGGATTCGCATGGTTTGCAATACCAGCCCTCATATTCAGACTTATAGATATCTCCCTGATCATAGAGCTTCTTAAAGATCTTCTGAACCTGACGTTCATGTTCCGGATCGGTTGTCCGCATGAATTTATCATAAGATGTATTCATCAAATCCCAGATTTCTTTAATCTGACCGGCCACCTGATCAACAAACTGCTGCGGTTCTACCCCGGCAGCTTTGGCTTTGTCCTCGATCTTCTGTCCGTGTTCATCCGTTCCGGTCTGAAAGAATACGTCATATCCCAGCATTCTCTTATAGCGGGCAATGCTGTCAGCCAGCACGATTTCATAGGTATTGCCGATGTGCGGCTTGCCTGAGGTGTAGGCGATGGCCGTTGTAATGTAATATTTTTCGCTCACAAAAATTCCTCCTTTTTTATAATAAAAAAACGTCCCTGAAAGGACGCTGATTTCGCGCGGTACCACCTTACTTCATATCATTTCGATATGCGCTTGCTTCTTAACGCGAAGTCACGTCTTATCCTACGCTGTTCGGATAATCAGTTCCAAGACCATGTTCACTTTGATTTTCAGTCCTGCTTTCACCTGACCAGGCTCTCTAAATCTAAAATTTCAAAGCTACTCTTCTTTTCTCTACCTTTACGTCCTTAATTATAGTAGCAGAAATCGCCGATGTAAAGCCTTATTCTTTGCCATTCCTGCTTTTTTCTTACGTTTGTTTCACTACCTCTTCACTGATAAAGCATGCTATAATGGTTATTACAGAGGCGAGGTTATAATTATGAAAAAACAGAAGAAGCGTGGATTCACGTTAATTGAGTTAATTGTCGTCATTGCGATCCTGGTCGCTTTGTTATTAATATTGGTTCCAAGGTTAACCGGGTTCACTTCCACTGCAGCTGAGGTTCAGTGTCAGCAGACCCGCCAGAAGGTGATGGAGATGTATAAAGCCTATGAAATAAAAGGTGAACCTGTTTCCGCTAAGGATTTGTTAGCTAATAAAGATGATGAATATTTTATTTCTAAACCGCAGTGTTCTTCCGGTGGGGAATTGAGTGCTGTTGAAATCAAAGGCTTGGTAACTTTAATCCGTTGCTCCAAACATGGAAGCACGAACTCAGGAAATTTAGATACAACTCCTAAGGGGATTCAGAGCGCAATGTTAGAATTCATGAATTTTTTACTAGACGAAAAAACAACCAATCCTAACATTATAAAAGATCTTACCGGGTTTCCTACTTTAAATAATGACAGACTCCGAAATTTTATGAAAAATGAAATTTATGGCGGATCTTGGCCATCGTTAAGTGATGACATTGTCAAAGCTGCGAATCTGCCTGATGGAGATTACAAGATACAAATCTGCTTCAATCATTATGGCTACGGCGACATCTCTCCTGAAAATGCAATTATCTTTGCATCAACTAGTGAAGC belongs to Holdemania massiliensis and includes:
- a CDS encoding flavocytochrome c, translated to MKKLAVLFLSAMLLLGGCTTQEKKTSAFKTGTYSAAAEGRNGELTVEVVLSADKIESVTVTSHQETEGIADPAIEKIPSAIVEAQGLGIDAVSGCTITSEAILAAASSALTSAGADVEALKEIHLTAAAGEDTEETVDVVVVGGGGAGIAAASSAAEQGASVILVEKTSALGGNTLASGFAMNAADPELENQLDALNGQVETLKAVLDYDESEFGDYAETLKTLKSQISEYLKGDTSKEFDSTEWHIIQTYQAGKRTDLSGGEISGDFDLVQLLCEKSLETFHWLGDTVGVALSDELSSPVGSLWLRGHNFESKEGVFTSAQQYIEAHNGKIYLATRATDLILDGDAVTGVICRKEDGSTLTIHAKNVILATGGFGANGEMVKEYNTYWPAIPEGIKTTNVAGATGDGIELGLQAKASLTGMGMVQLMPTASAVTGQLADGLLVPSQYYMFVNQEGNRFVNEYAERDVLASAALSQTDGVFYHIADQNMIPTLQNKATQEQVDAMVEKGILYKAESLEALAEQIGCPSENLITSVEKYNSYVDAGNDPDFGKNVFGSKIETAPYYAVIEKPSVHHTMGGLTINTEAQVLNEAGEAIQGLYAAGEVTGGIHGGNRVGGNAIADIMVFGKIAGANAAK
- a CDS encoding MerR family transcriptional regulator yields the protein MKSKIKETANAMNVSNELLRHYERLGLIHPVRNESGYREYAQQDVEILTGILRYKNMDIPLEQIKTLIYEGSLETLEETLSQKIEDFEWNLKKQQAILQSMIDCRRELENVKANLHEIELTTSPAIVRFSLFSKTRIMSEIAGEKNRQFTDLLPISFISPVVRKQDWTNENSQIEFGFGITLNDFQEFQLTWFENYENHPSCLAYSFLIETIGEDRLNLAHFHWALEYVCQQGYEVNGDCWGYTLGNCVDKDKEHHRFHRFYLPVIKRG
- the metG gene encoding methionine--tRNA ligase, which codes for MSEKYYITTAIAYTSGKPHIGNTYEIVLADSIARYKRMLGYDVFFQTGTDEHGQKIEDKAKAAGVEPQQFVDQVAGQIKEIWDLMNTSYDKFMRTTDPEHERQVQKIFKKLYDQGDIYKSEYEGWYCKPCESFFTESQIVDGKCPDCGAPVEKAKEEAYFFRMSKYADRLLKHIEENPQFIQPESRKNEMINNFIKPGLQDLCVSRTSFTWGVPVDFDPKHVVYVWIDALTNYITGLGFDCDGNHGEKFKRYWPADVHLIGKDILRFHTIYWPIMLMALDLPLPKQVFGHPWLLVGEGKMSKSKGNVIYADDLVRYFGVDAVRYIMLHEMPFAQDGTVTYELMIERINSDLANILGNLVNRTLSMTNKYFGGLVRKTQISDPIDEELIALAKATPANVQKKMDELRVADAMDEIFALLRRSNKYIDETMPWALGKDETKKDRLATVLYNLLECIRIAAILLESYLPETSKAILDQLQTQQRSYASVLTFGQLEDGIHVTPKPQILFARIDEKEMLEKIEADQPKKATAKPVQPAKPQITIDDFAKIEMKVGQVLACEKHPKADKLLVSQIDIGEEKPRQIVSGIAGSYKPEQMVGKKVVVITNLAPAKLRGVESQGMILAGMGDDQIEVLSVEALPVGSIVR
- a CDS encoding prepilin-type N-terminal cleavage/methylation domain-containing protein → MKKQKKRGFTLIELIVVIAILVALLLILVPRLTGFTSTAAEVQCQQTRQKVMEMYKAYEIKGEPVSAKDLLANKDDEYFISKPQCSSGGELSAVEIKGLVTLIRCSKHGSTNSGNLDTTPKGIQSAMLEFMNFLLDEKTTNPNIIKDLTGFPTLNNDRLRNFMKNEIYGGSWPSLSDDIVKAANLPDGDYKIQICFNHYGYGDISPENAIIFASTSEANGNWNYNLIYDQDENCWYTGTKSFPINNQSWAEVKEKMEKNGWKPVEYTE